In a single window of the Halomicroarcula saliterrae genome:
- a CDS encoding DUF7548 family protein translates to MNGLRTGPTVSIVGCVAYLLALVAPYLVVETTSAVGAYYGSGALSPVVPGLFALVGIIVFAAGREGRTDPGVAAGAGLMLGLFIVGLSVLWAVTVPESLVLGLTESTLIEQHRWAVVAASLPIPLGAVWFAAGLDLF, encoded by the coding sequence ATGAACGGGCTCCGGACCGGCCCGACGGTCAGTATCGTCGGGTGTGTCGCCTACTTGCTCGCCCTCGTCGCCCCGTATCTCGTCGTCGAGACGACGTCCGCCGTCGGCGCCTACTACGGCTCAGGCGCGCTCTCGCCGGTCGTCCCGGGCCTTTTCGCCCTCGTCGGGATCATCGTCTTCGCCGCCGGCCGCGAGGGCCGGACCGACCCCGGTGTCGCCGCCGGCGCGGGACTCATGCTCGGCCTCTTCATCGTCGGGCTGAGCGTGCTGTGGGCGGTGACGGTCCCCGAGAGTCTGGTGCTTGGCCTGACGGAGTCGACGCTCATCGAACAGCACCGCTGGGCCGTCGTCGCCGCCTCACTCCCGATTCCGCTCGGGGCCGTCTGGTTCGCCGCCGGGCTCGACCTCTTCTGA
- a CDS encoding mechanosensitive ion channel family protein, which yields MQVPAISAVIQDFLPLGPGVAGTIASTIVFVAAFVLVFVAGRLVAIPIVDRGLEARNLEAHARKPLKKLTNLVLLIAAVAVAFGMAGFENFLQSIATIGAAATLAIGFALQDVLKNFAAGIFIFTDKPFRIGDWIEWDGNAGVVEDISLRVTRVRTFDNELLTVPNSNLTDDVIKNPVAKDQLRLKFLFGIGYDDDIDKATDIIMSEADAHEGILGDPGPSVRLTELGDSSVGLQSRIWIDNPSRADFVKTRAEYVKAVKERFDEEGIDIPYPNRTISGGLEMAALDSAVTAADDD from the coding sequence ATGCAAGTTCCCGCAATTTCAGCGGTCATTCAGGATTTCCTCCCGCTCGGGCCCGGCGTGGCCGGAACTATCGCGAGCACTATCGTCTTCGTCGCGGCGTTCGTCCTCGTCTTCGTCGCGGGCCGCCTCGTCGCCATCCCGATAGTCGACCGCGGTCTGGAGGCGCGGAACCTCGAAGCACACGCCAGAAAACCCCTCAAGAAGCTCACCAACCTCGTCCTGCTAATCGCCGCAGTCGCCGTCGCCTTCGGGATGGCCGGCTTCGAGAACTTCCTGCAGTCGATCGCCACCATCGGTGCCGCGGCCACGCTGGCTATCGGGTTCGCCCTACAGGACGTGCTGAAGAACTTCGCTGCGGGTATCTTTATCTTCACTGACAAGCCGTTCCGCATCGGGGACTGGATCGAGTGGGACGGCAACGCCGGCGTCGTCGAGGACATCAGCCTGCGTGTCACCCGCGTTCGTACCTTCGACAACGAACTGCTCACGGTGCCGAATTCGAACCTGACCGACGACGTCATCAAGAACCCCGTCGCCAAGGACCAGCTCCGCCTGAAGTTCCTGTTCGGTATCGGCTACGACGACGACATCGACAAAGCGACCGACATCATCATGTCTGAAGCCGATGCCCACGAGGGCATCCTCGGGGACCCCGGTCCGTCGGTCCGGCTCACCGAGCTCGGCGACTCGTCGGTCGGGCTGCAGTCCCGAATCTGGATCGACAACCCCAGCCGCGCGGACTTCGTGAAGACCCGCGCCGAGTACGTCAAAGCGGTCAAGGAGCGGTTCGACGAGGAGGGTATCGACATCCCCTACCCGAACCGCACCATCAGCGGCGGGCTGGAGATGGCTGCCCTCGACAGCGCGGTTACTGCCGCCGACGACGACTAA
- a CDS encoding YhbY family RNA-binding protein produces the protein MPTKSRDQRIHDLDATLRVGKHGVDSVADELGSQLDDNQFVKVKFLRAARGGTTTEALADELSGHVSADVVQVRGHTAVFER, from the coding sequence ATGCCGACAAAATCTAGAGACCAGCGGATTCACGACCTGGACGCGACACTCCGGGTCGGCAAACACGGCGTCGACTCCGTCGCCGACGAACTCGGGAGTCAGCTCGATGACAACCAGTTCGTGAAGGTGAAGTTCCTCCGTGCCGCCCGCGGCGGCACCACGACCGAGGCACTGGCCGACGAACTCTCCGGACACGTCTCGGCTGACGTGGTGCAGGTCCGGGGTCACACGGCGGTGTTTGAGCGGTAA
- a CDS encoding RAD55 family ATPase has protein sequence MYELGPPFSGTTVPPGTNLLITGPPLAGKRRLAMETLAVGARADEGTIIVSTRDSAARVRESFGSLVSEQSAVGIVDAVTQHIGQSTDADMTKYASSPKDMSDIGVKFSEFIQSLYTEQQREHNRVMIDSLTTLLLYSNLQTVFRFLHVFTSRIESVDGLGLYTIESTAHDAESLNTLGQLFDGTIDVDASGTATLTLPDGESLTETI, from the coding sequence ATGTATGAACTTGGCCCCCCGTTCAGCGGCACGACGGTTCCGCCGGGGACGAACCTCCTGATTACCGGCCCACCACTCGCGGGCAAGCGACGCCTCGCCATGGAGACACTCGCCGTCGGGGCGCGCGCCGACGAGGGGACGATTATCGTCTCGACGCGCGACAGTGCTGCCCGGGTTCGGGAGTCGTTCGGCTCCCTGGTCAGCGAGCAGTCAGCCGTCGGTATCGTCGACGCCGTCACGCAACACATCGGTCAGTCGACCGACGCCGACATGACGAAGTACGCGTCCTCCCCGAAGGACATGAGCGACATCGGCGTGAAGTTCTCGGAGTTCATCCAGTCGCTGTACACCGAGCAACAGCGCGAGCACAACCGCGTTATGATCGACTCGCTCACGACGCTGTTGCTGTACTCGAACCTCCAGACGGTGTTTCGCTTCCTCCACGTGTTCACGTCGCGCATCGAGAGCGTCGACGGGCTGGGGCTGTACACCATCGAGTCCACCGCCCACGACGCGGAGTCGCTGAACACGCTCGGACAGCTGTTCGACGGCACCATCGACGTCGACGCCTCCGGCACGGCGACACTGACGCTCCCGGACGGGGAGTCCCTGACGGAGACGATATAA
- a CDS encoding ribonuclease P protein component 4 gives MTDEETIARERIERLQSMAREAVRDGRDERAREYVRRARRIAERHRLRLPRPFARSICRSCDTFLVAGHNARVRTQSGHVVVTCECGAQARYPYA, from the coding sequence ATGACAGACGAGGAGACCATCGCCCGCGAGCGCATCGAGCGGCTGCAGTCGATGGCCCGCGAGGCCGTCCGTGACGGTCGCGACGAGCGGGCCCGCGAGTACGTCCGGCGAGCGCGACGCATCGCCGAGCGCCACCGCCTCCGCCTCCCGCGACCGTTCGCTCGCTCGATCTGCCGGTCCTGTGATACCTTCCTCGTCGCCGGCCACAACGCCCGGGTCCGTACCCAGTCCGGCCACGTGGTCGTCACCTGCGAATGTGGCGCACAGGCACGCTACCCCTACGCATAG
- a CDS encoding PIN domain-containing protein has translation MKLVIDANVVISALIADSKTRELIVTLEPDLLTPAFVHDEIENYKQLIVKKSGMEPDRVTQFMDLLFQYIGVIPADDFYQAIEQAKETIGDTDPDDVLYLACAIANDAAIWSDDSDFEDQNLVETYSTTDVIDSFDTR, from the coding sequence ATGAAGCTGGTCATTGACGCCAACGTCGTCATCTCTGCACTCATCGCTGATTCGAAAACGCGAGAACTCATCGTCACACTCGAACCCGACCTCCTGACACCCGCGTTCGTCCACGACGAAATCGAGAACTACAAGCAGCTGATTGTGAAGAAATCCGGGATGGAACCGGACCGAGTGACACAATTCATGGACCTCCTGTTCCAGTATATCGGAGTTATCCCTGCTGACGACTTCTACCAAGCTATCGAACAGGCAAAGGAAACAATAGGTGACACCGATCCGGACGATGTGCTCTATCTGGCGTGCGCGATCGCCAACGATGCAGCCATCTGGAGCGATGATTCCGACTTTGAGGACCAGAATCTGGTCGAAACATACTCGACGACCGACGTGATTGACTCGTTTGACACCCGCTAA
- a CDS encoding glycosyltransferase family 4 protein: protein MRVLNYLELADRLDRSGIATSVDHQRRALADTDVEVLTTPWSDGHPAWAAGGKLAFDDPVFRDYDVAHCNMIGPGSVAVARHAERNDIPLVLHAHVTREDFRGSFRGSNLVAPALGQYLKWFYSQADTVLCPSEYTKGVLESYPIDAPIQPVTNGIDTEPLAGFESFREEYRERYDLDGTVVFAVGSVFERKGLTTFCELARATDYDFAWFGTYDDGPHGSESVRKWTSDPPENVTFTGWVDDIRGAYGAGDVFLFPSKVENQGIVVLEAMACGKAVVLSDIPVFREYYEDGHDCLICSDEEEFREALDRLEADPDLRDRLGENAKATARDHGLDRVGERLTEVYEGLR, encoded by the coding sequence GTGCGCGTCCTGAACTATCTGGAACTCGCCGACCGACTCGACCGGTCCGGCATCGCCACGTCGGTCGACCACCAGCGCCGGGCGCTTGCCGACACCGACGTCGAGGTGCTGACGACGCCGTGGTCCGACGGCCATCCGGCGTGGGCGGCGGGCGGGAAGCTGGCGTTCGACGACCCCGTTTTCCGCGATTACGACGTCGCCCACTGCAACATGATCGGCCCGGGGTCGGTCGCGGTGGCCCGCCACGCCGAGCGAAACGACATCCCACTCGTCCTCCACGCCCACGTCACGCGGGAGGATTTCCGGGGGAGCTTCCGGGGCTCGAACCTCGTCGCACCGGCGCTGGGTCAGTATCTCAAATGGTTTTACTCGCAGGCAGATACGGTGCTGTGTCCCTCGGAGTACACGAAGGGCGTCCTCGAATCCTACCCTATCGACGCGCCCATCCAGCCCGTCACGAACGGTATCGACACCGAACCGCTGGCGGGGTTCGAGTCGTTCCGCGAGGAGTACCGCGAGCGCTACGACCTCGACGGGACGGTCGTTTTCGCCGTCGGCAGCGTCTTCGAGCGCAAGGGACTCACGACGTTCTGCGAACTGGCTCGGGCGACCGACTACGATTTCGCGTGGTTTGGCACCTACGACGACGGGCCACACGGTTCCGAGTCGGTCCGGAAGTGGACCAGTGACCCGCCCGAGAACGTCACCTTCACCGGCTGGGTCGACGATATCCGCGGGGCCTACGGCGCCGGCGACGTGTTCCTGTTTCCCTCGAAGGTAGAGAACCAGGGTATCGTCGTCCTCGAAGCCATGGCCTGTGGGAAAGCCGTCGTCCTCTCGGATATCCCGGTCTTCCGCGAGTACTACGAGGACGGCCACGACTGTCTCATCTGTAGTGACGAGGAGGAGTTCCGCGAGGCGCTCGACCGCCTCGAAGCAGACCCCGACCTGCGCGACCGCCTCGGCGAGAACGCGAAGGCGACGGCCCGCGACCACGGGCTGGACCGCGTGGGCGAGCGACTGACTGAGGTGTACGAGGGGCTTCGCTGA
- a CDS encoding DUF5798 family protein, whose protein sequence is MGLGSTAKKLQKVADIADELYAKVNEQREQLQELRGAVEETNTRVTEMDRELGQQRALLEAIAEEQGLDADEILTEAVIEDAEAASPDRAEPDQSVAESTD, encoded by the coding sequence ATGGGACTGGGTTCGACCGCGAAGAAGCTCCAGAAAGTGGCGGACATAGCCGACGAACTGTACGCCAAGGTCAACGAGCAACGAGAGCAACTCCAGGAGCTCCGGGGGGCAGTCGAGGAGACGAACACTCGGGTCACGGAGATGGACCGGGAACTGGGGCAACAGCGGGCGCTGCTCGAAGCCATCGCCGAGGAGCAGGGACTCGACGCCGACGAGATACTCACCGAAGCGGTCATCGAGGACGCCGAGGCGGCGTCGCCCGACCGGGCCGAACCGGACCAGTCGGTCGCCGAGTCGACGGACTGA
- a CDS encoding beta-CASP ribonuclease aCPSF1: MSTADETLEKIKAQVESETPDDITIASVAFEGPELVIYTPEAKEVATRDGIVRNLAQTLRKRINVRPTQDALVPRAEAEARIEETIPEDAGVQNLDFDQDTGEVFIEAEKPGRVIGRHGETLDQISASVGWTPEVVRTPPMESNTVSNVRNFLKQERNERRDILERVGRQINRPKTADDNWVRLTTLGCCREVGRASFILSTPESRILIDCGDKPGAEGEVPYLQVPEALAAGPNSIDAVVLTHAHLDHSALIPILFKYGYDGPIYTTAPTRDLMGLLQLDYLDVAAKEGRAPPYESQQVRDALKHTIPLEFGNVTDIAPDIKLTMHNAGHILGSAVCHFHIGEGRYNVAFSGDIHYKDTRLLDGAVNDFPRVETLVLESTYGGKNDYQTDQEDSERVLKRVINEAYEKEGKILIPAFAVGRSQELMLVLEEAMSSGDIPTMPVYLDGMIREATAIHTAYPEYLRESLRDRILYQDDNPFLAEQFQQVDGGEEMRQDIVDEEPAIILTTSGMVTGGPVMSWLRLLGGDPDNTMVFVGYQAEGTLGRQIQRGQDEITMSDKSGPRAERVSLKMGVETVDGFSGHADRQGLETFVETMHPRPEKVLCVHGDASSTNQLSSALYQKFNMRTFNPKNLETFRFV; encoded by the coding sequence ATGAGTACTGCAGACGAGACACTAGAGAAGATCAAAGCACAGGTCGAGTCGGAGACGCCCGACGATATTACCATCGCGTCCGTCGCGTTCGAGGGACCCGAGCTGGTCATCTACACGCCCGAGGCCAAGGAGGTCGCCACCCGCGACGGCATCGTCCGGAACCTCGCCCAGACGCTCCGGAAGCGTATCAACGTCCGCCCGACGCAGGACGCGCTGGTCCCCCGGGCCGAGGCGGAAGCCCGAATCGAGGAGACTATCCCGGAAGACGCCGGGGTCCAGAATCTGGATTTCGACCAGGACACCGGTGAAGTGTTCATCGAAGCCGAGAAGCCGGGCCGCGTCATCGGCCGTCACGGCGAGACGCTGGACCAGATATCCGCGAGCGTCGGCTGGACGCCCGAAGTCGTTCGGACGCCACCCATGGAGTCAAACACCGTCTCGAACGTCAGGAACTTCCTGAAACAGGAGCGCAACGAGCGCCGGGATATCTTGGAGCGGGTCGGTCGACAGATCAACCGGCCGAAGACGGCCGACGACAACTGGGTCCGGCTGACGACGCTTGGCTGCTGTCGCGAAGTCGGTCGCGCCTCCTTTATCCTCTCGACGCCCGAGTCCCGCATCCTCATCGACTGCGGCGACAAGCCCGGCGCCGAGGGAGAGGTGCCGTATCTGCAGGTGCCCGAGGCGCTCGCGGCCGGCCCCAACTCCATCGACGCCGTCGTCCTCACACACGCACACCTCGACCACTCCGCACTCATCCCCATCCTGTTCAAGTACGGCTACGACGGCCCCATCTACACCACGGCGCCCACGCGTGACCTGATGGGGCTCCTGCAACTGGACTATCTCGACGTGGCCGCAAAGGAGGGGCGTGCCCCGCCGTACGAGAGCCAGCAGGTCCGGGACGCTCTGAAACACACGATTCCGCTGGAGTTCGGCAACGTCACCGACATCGCGCCCGACATCAAGCTCACGATGCACAACGCCGGCCACATCCTGGGCTCGGCGGTGTGTCACTTCCACATCGGCGAAGGCCGCTACAACGTCGCTTTCTCCGGCGACATCCACTACAAGGACACGCGCCTGCTCGACGGCGCCGTCAACGACTTCCCCCGGGTCGAGACGCTCGTGTTAGAGTCCACCTACGGTGGTAAAAACGACTACCAGACCGACCAGGAGGACTCCGAGCGCGTTCTCAAGCGCGTCATCAACGAGGCCTACGAGAAGGAGGGGAAGATTCTGATTCCGGCCTTCGCCGTCGGTCGCTCCCAGGAGCTGATGCTGGTGCTGGAGGAGGCGATGTCCTCCGGCGACATCCCGACGATGCCGGTGTATCTCGACGGGATGATTCGCGAGGCGACGGCCATCCACACGGCCTATCCGGAGTATCTCCGGGAGAGCCTGCGGGACCGAATCCTCTATCAGGACGACAACCCGTTCCTCGCCGAGCAGTTCCAGCAGGTCGACGGCGGCGAGGAGATGCGACAGGACATCGTCGACGAGGAGCCGGCTATCATCCTCACCACCTCGGGGATGGTCACCGGCGGCCCGGTCATGTCGTGGCTCCGCCTGCTGGGCGGGGACCCGGACAACACGATGGTCTTCGTCGGCTATCAGGCCGAGGGGACGCTGGGCCGCCAGATTCAGCGCGGCCAAGACGAGATCACGATGTCGGACAAGAGCGGCCCGCGAGCCGAGCGCGTGAGCCTGAAGATGGGTGTCGAGACTGTCGACGGCTTCTCCGGCCACGCGGACCGGCAGGGACTGGAGACGTTCGTCGAGACGATGCATCCGCGCCCCGAGAAAGTGCTCTGTGTCCACGGCGACGCGAGCTCGACGAACCAGCTCTCCTCGGCGCTGTACCAGAAGTTCAACATGCGGACGTTCAACCCGAAGAACCTCGAAACGTTCCGCTTCGTGTAG
- a CDS encoding universal stress protein has translation MYDHILVPTDGSDHASRAADHGAMLAEAFDATLHLLTVVDIEAAAGPFSAGGVDEAYVEDRTAAEREALSDLTASLEGSGAVETTVATGNPAEGILDYVDDHGVDLVVMGTHGRSGLRRYLTGSVAERVLRLSPVPVLTMRATDESTSGYEDILVPTDGSERAHAALAHALALADAFDGTLHAVSVVNVGDIATGAEVSVPAGLLDELESRATEATQAIASEAETAGVDVVTAVSTGRPKHDLLEYVAANDIDLVCMGTHGRTGLDRVLLGSTAEALVRQADTPVLTVSEESDGD, from the coding sequence ATGTACGACCACATCCTCGTTCCGACGGACGGGAGCGACCACGCGAGCCGCGCCGCGGACCACGGCGCGATGCTGGCCGAGGCGTTCGACGCGACGCTGCATCTACTCACCGTCGTCGACATCGAGGCGGCCGCGGGTCCCTTCTCCGCCGGCGGCGTCGACGAGGCCTACGTCGAAGACCGAACCGCCGCCGAACGGGAGGCGCTTTCGGACCTCACCGCCTCGCTGGAGGGGTCCGGAGCGGTCGAGACCACGGTAGCGACCGGTAACCCGGCGGAGGGGATTCTCGACTACGTCGACGACCACGGCGTCGACCTCGTGGTGATGGGCACCCACGGCCGGAGCGGGCTGCGGCGATACCTGACCGGAAGCGTGGCGGAGCGGGTGTTGCGACTGTCGCCCGTGCCGGTGCTTACGATGCGTGCCACCGACGAGAGCACCAGTGGCTACGAGGATATCCTCGTGCCCACCGACGGGAGCGAGCGGGCCCACGCCGCCCTGGCCCACGCGCTGGCACTCGCCGACGCGTTCGACGGTACGCTCCACGCTGTCAGCGTCGTCAACGTCGGCGACATCGCCACCGGCGCCGAGGTCAGCGTGCCCGCGGGACTGCTGGACGAACTGGAGAGCCGGGCGACCGAGGCCACCCAGGCCATCGCGAGCGAGGCCGAAACGGCCGGCGTCGACGTGGTCACCGCGGTCAGTACGGGCCGACCGAAACACGACCTGCTCGAGTACGTCGCGGCGAACGACATCGACCTCGTCTGTATGGGCACGCACGGACGGACCGGGCTGGACCGGGTACTGCTCGGGAGCACCGCGGAGGCACTGGTCAGACAGGCCGATACTCCGGTCCTGACCGTCAGCGAGGAGTCGGACGGGGACTGA
- a CDS encoding class I SAM-dependent methyltransferase, whose protein sequence is MDSNDVREEWADRSGEYSPTYYAHYGPDETSELVRAKIERYAGADARVLEVGCGVGRHLAELAEAGFSELSGVDVNEEALDVLDETYPELSAAGEFHAGTIEEYVASVERDAFDAVFSVETLQHIHPEAEWVFAELARVSSDLVVTVENESGEYGTVNHVDEQLPLYYRDWRTVFTELGFEEVESAERKRDTVRVFRQSE, encoded by the coding sequence GTGGATTCTAATGACGTTCGGGAAGAGTGGGCCGACCGGTCGGGAGAGTACTCGCCGACCTACTACGCCCACTACGGGCCGGACGAGACGAGTGAGCTGGTGCGGGCGAAGATAGAACGATACGCTGGAGCGGACGCGCGTGTGCTGGAGGTCGGCTGTGGCGTCGGCCGCCACCTCGCGGAGCTGGCCGAGGCCGGTTTCTCGGAGCTTTCGGGGGTAGACGTAAACGAGGAGGCACTCGACGTGCTGGACGAGACGTATCCGGAGCTTTCGGCCGCGGGCGAGTTCCACGCGGGGACCATCGAAGAGTACGTGGCGTCGGTCGAGAGGGACGCGTTCGACGCGGTGTTCTCGGTCGAGACGCTCCAGCACATCCATCCGGAGGCCGAGTGGGTGTTCGCGGAGCTGGCCCGGGTCAGCAGCGACCTCGTCGTCACCGTCGAGAACGAGAGCGGTGAGTACGGCACCGTCAACCACGTCGACGAGCAGCTCCCGCTGTACTACCGGGACTGGCGGACGGTGTTCACCGAACTGGGGTTCGAGGAGGTCGAGTCGGCCGAGCGGAAACGGGACACGGTACGGGTCTTCCGGCAGTCGGAGTAG
- a CDS encoding MFS transporter → MVSDRWLLAWALGSIALGATSLLIPLYFVSIGGSTLLLGVLAGTAAAAGAPGALLFGRLADRGGKRRHLVLVALGLAAVAIAVVSATESVPVVIAGNAVLWFAAGAAAPVLTLLVTVGRLERDWPGRFAALNRYQGWGWAGGLVLGLAWTALLSGPLGVVFAQRTLLWLCAGVTALAAVLAAGWLPADPIESPRPSRIARAIARSRRLPVRSATFPVGPGRLYWLTRSFHPRQIAARLTPTLSVYFLAVVAVFTGFGVFWGPLPSYLAGTLGYSSGIVFALYLVSSLGSALCYGLAGRLAERYDAIGLQSAGLLARAGLHPAVAVVGLALPGSAVGLVTNGVVFTTIGVAWAVIAITAASIVTRLAPPTIRGEALGLYTALSGLATGVGSVLGGWLGGYGFTLAFGVAGGFVFAGTVLIAAIWQRAPRPEPTVPGPTEGD, encoded by the coding sequence ATGGTCTCTGACCGCTGGTTGTTGGCGTGGGCGCTGGGCTCGATCGCGCTCGGGGCGACCTCCCTGTTGATTCCGCTGTATTTCGTCAGCATCGGCGGCAGCACACTGTTGCTCGGCGTCCTCGCCGGAACCGCCGCCGCGGCCGGCGCGCCCGGTGCGCTCCTGTTCGGTCGTCTCGCGGACCGGGGCGGGAAGCGACGGCACCTCGTCCTCGTCGCGCTCGGGCTGGCTGCGGTGGCTATCGCAGTCGTCTCCGCGACCGAGTCCGTCCCCGTCGTCATCGCCGGCAACGCCGTCCTCTGGTTTGCCGCCGGTGCGGCCGCGCCGGTGCTGACGTTGCTCGTCACCGTCGGCCGGCTCGAACGGGACTGGCCGGGCCGCTTCGCCGCGCTCAACAGATACCAGGGGTGGGGCTGGGCCGGCGGCCTCGTGCTCGGGCTGGCGTGGACGGCGCTGCTTTCGGGCCCACTGGGTGTCGTCTTCGCCCAGCGGACGCTGCTGTGGCTCTGTGCCGGCGTCACCGCTCTGGCCGCGGTGCTCGCCGCGGGCTGGCTGCCCGCGGACCCGATCGAGTCGCCGCGCCCGAGCCGCATCGCCCGCGCAATCGCCCGGTCGAGACGGCTCCCCGTCCGCAGCGCGACCTTCCCCGTCGGACCGGGGCGGCTCTACTGGCTCACCCGCTCGTTCCACCCCCGGCAAATCGCCGCGCGGCTCACGCCGACGCTGTCGGTGTACTTCCTCGCCGTCGTCGCGGTCTTTACCGGCTTCGGCGTGTTCTGGGGTCCGCTTCCCTCCTATCTCGCGGGGACCCTCGGCTACAGCTCCGGCATCGTCTTCGCGCTGTATCTGGTCTCCAGTCTGGGCTCGGCGCTCTGCTACGGCCTCGCGGGTCGACTCGCCGAACGGTACGACGCCATCGGCCTCCAGAGTGCGGGCCTGCTGGCCAGGGCCGGACTCCACCCGGCGGTGGCGGTCGTCGGCCTCGCGCTCCCGGGGTCCGCGGTCGGGCTGGTCACCAACGGGGTCGTGTTCACCACCATCGGCGTCGCGTGGGCCGTCATCGCTATCACGGCCGCGAGCATCGTCACCCGGCTCGCACCGCCCACTATCCGTGGCGAGGCACTGGGGCTCTACACCGCTCTGTCGGGGCTGGCGACGGGCGTCGGCTCCGTGCTCGGGGGCTGGCTCGGCGGCTACGGCTTCACGCTGGCGTTCGGCGTCGCTGGCGGGTTCGTCTTCGCCGGCACGGTACTTATCGCCGCTATCTGGCAGCGCGCGCCGCGTCCGGAGCCGACGGTACCGGGACCGACCGAGGGGGACTGA
- a CDS encoding DUF7344 domain-containing protein, whose amino-acid sequence MMGEFSGESEVTAADTETLLADRRRRYLLYCLHLYANPLGLPDVAHQVTVWEQSDSSGVCLERRLETYMSLYHDHLPILTGADLVRYEQGEDMVELGPAADRITPPLESRLRRDVDELLHAESA is encoded by the coding sequence ATGATGGGGGAGTTCTCCGGCGAATCGGAGGTCACCGCCGCCGACACCGAGACACTGCTCGCGGACAGGCGCCGGCGATATCTGCTGTACTGTCTGCATCTATACGCGAACCCGCTCGGGCTCCCGGATGTCGCCCATCAGGTGACCGTCTGGGAGCAGTCCGACAGCTCGGGCGTCTGTCTCGAACGGCGACTGGAGACCTACATGTCGCTGTACCACGACCACCTGCCGATACTGACCGGTGCCGACTTAGTCCGGTACGAACAGGGCGAGGACATGGTTGAACTCGGGCCGGCCGCGGACCGGATCACCCCACCGCTGGAAAGTCGGCTCCGCCGGGACGTCGACGAGTTACTCCACGCCGAGTCGGCCTGA
- a CDS encoding DHH family phosphoesterase: MGSETEFSLSKPQLLWELLSESETLTIVCHDNPDPDCLASAVGLGRIASEAGIEEHHCIYSGDISHQQNRALVNLLDIELEPFSVDLVQNRPPGSLLAFVDHSVPRENNRVPRGTDIDIIIDHHPIEDIDGRFVDNRQTVGATATIVTQYIRALPMEPAARIATALLFAIRRETLDFLRGVTRNEYEAAAYLHEYSEPKVVRQLSTPAVSRATIDAIADAIENRRITGSVLISHVGRTSERDALPQAADYLMTLEGIETAIVFGLVDNTIQLSARSTDSRVHIGRTLHSAFDDVGSAGGHQEMAGGTIELGIFSGYTTDDEQLIGIVDQVITARLRSALNIDGRDGD, from the coding sequence ATGGGGTCTGAGACGGAGTTCTCGTTGAGCAAGCCCCAGCTGCTGTGGGAGCTGCTCTCCGAAAGTGAGACGCTCACTATCGTCTGTCACGACAACCCGGACCCGGACTGTCTGGCCAGCGCAGTCGGGCTGGGACGCATCGCGTCCGAGGCGGGTATCGAGGAGCACCACTGTATCTACAGCGGTGACATATCCCACCAGCAGAACCGCGCGCTCGTGAACCTCCTGGACATCGAACTCGAACCGTTCTCCGTCGATCTGGTCCAGAACCGACCGCCCGGCTCGCTGCTGGCCTTCGTCGACCACTCTGTCCCCCGGGAGAACAACCGCGTCCCGAGGGGCACCGACATCGACATCATCATCGACCACCACCCGATCGAGGATATCGATGGCCGCTTCGTCGACAACCGCCAGACGGTGGGGGCGACTGCGACCATCGTGACCCAGTACATCCGCGCGCTCCCGATGGAACCGGCCGCCCGCATCGCGACCGCACTGCTGTTCGCGATTCGCCGCGAGACGCTCGATTTCCTCCGCGGCGTCACTCGCAACGAGTACGAGGCCGCCGCCTATCTCCACGAATACAGCGAACCGAAGGTGGTCAGACAGCTCTCGACGCCGGCCGTCAGCAGGGCGACCATCGACGCCATCGCCGACGCGATAGAGAACCGTCGCATCACCGGGTCAGTGCTCATCAGCCACGTCGGGCGGACGAGCGAACGGGACGCGCTCCCGCAGGCGGCCGACTATCTGATGACACTCGAGGGCATCGAGACCGCCATCGTCTTTGGCCTGGTGGACAACACCATCCAGCTCAGCGCCCGCTCGACGGACTCGCGGGTACACATCGGACGGACACTCCACAGCGCGTTCGACGACGTCGGCAGTGCCGGCGGCCACCAGGAGATGGCTGGTGGCACCATCGAGCTCGGTATCTTCTCGGGGTACACCACCGACGACGAGCAGCTCATCGGTATCGTCGACCAGGTCATCACTGCCCGGCTCCGGTCGGCGCTCAACATCGATGGGCGAGACGGCGACTGA